The Streptomyces sp. Je 1-332 genome has a window encoding:
- a CDS encoding alkyl sulfatase dimerization domain-containing protein: protein MTEHKAVDYSEYVDRVWRGEETLLAHLTGAYTGDELVRLRDRVGFFPAFANVAVFDTGDGVVLVDSGDFRTARQLHTAVGGFGAGPVRSVVYTHGHVDHVFGVFPFDSEAEATGGRPPEVIAHEGVTARFDRYIRTAGYNSWINRKQFGVPSLEWPTTYRYPDTVYRERHTVRRGELTFELVHARGETDDHTYVWIPELKTLCTGDLFIWNSPNAGNPQKVQRYPEDWARALRAMQELGAELLLPGHGVPIVGAERVYQALDDTARLLESLCEQTRALMNAGHRLDAVIHGVKVPEELLAKPYLHPAYDEPEFVVRNLWRLWGGWYDQNPAHLKPAPEAALAAEFAKAAGGAHVLAQRAAQLLVEGELRLAAHLAETAALAAPADAGVARVRAEVYALRARQETSTMARGVFNWAAAESAAVAEGTDLETELTRTPEGRSRAAGAISVGVIDAEDGCCG from the coding sequence ATGACCGAGCACAAGGCAGTGGACTACTCCGAGTACGTCGACCGGGTCTGGCGGGGCGAGGAGACGCTCCTGGCCCACCTCACCGGCGCGTACACCGGGGACGAGCTGGTACGGCTGCGCGACCGGGTGGGGTTCTTCCCGGCGTTCGCGAACGTCGCGGTGTTCGACACCGGCGACGGGGTGGTGCTCGTCGACTCTGGGGACTTCCGCACGGCGCGGCAACTGCACACGGCGGTCGGCGGTTTCGGCGCGGGGCCGGTGCGCTCGGTGGTGTACACGCACGGCCATGTGGACCACGTCTTCGGAGTGTTCCCCTTCGACAGCGAAGCGGAGGCGACGGGCGGCCGCCCGCCCGAGGTGATCGCCCACGAAGGCGTCACCGCACGCTTCGACCGCTACATCCGGACCGCGGGATACAACTCCTGGATCAACCGCAAGCAGTTCGGAGTGCCCTCCCTGGAGTGGCCCACCACGTACCGCTACCCGGACACCGTCTACCGGGAACGCCACACCGTGCGCCGCGGCGAGCTGACCTTCGAGCTGGTCCACGCGCGCGGGGAGACCGACGACCACACCTATGTGTGGATACCGGAGCTCAAGACACTGTGCACGGGCGACCTGTTCATCTGGAACTCGCCGAACGCCGGCAACCCCCAGAAGGTGCAGCGCTACCCGGAGGACTGGGCACGAGCCCTGCGCGCCATGCAGGAACTCGGCGCCGAACTGCTGCTCCCCGGGCACGGGGTACCCATCGTGGGCGCCGAACGCGTGTACCAGGCGCTCGACGACACCGCACGGCTCCTGGAGTCCCTGTGTGAGCAGACCAGGGCGCTGATGAACGCGGGCCATCGACTGGACGCCGTCATCCACGGCGTGAAGGTCCCGGAGGAACTCCTCGCGAAGCCGTACCTCCACCCCGCCTACGACGAGCCGGAGTTCGTCGTACGCAACCTCTGGCGGCTCTGGGGCGGCTGGTACGACCAGAACCCCGCCCACCTCAAGCCGGCCCCGGAGGCCGCGCTCGCGGCCGAGTTCGCGAAGGCCGCTGGAGGAGCCCACGTCTTGGCGCAGAGGGCCGCTCAGCTGCTGGTCGAAGGCGAGCTCCGGCTTGCCGCGCATCTGGCGGAGACGGCCGCGCTGGCCGCGCCCGCCGATGCCGGGGTGGCACGCGTGCGTGCCGAGGTGTACGCGCTGCGTGCCCGCCAGGAGACGTCGACCATGGCGCGCGGTGTCTTCAACTGGGCAGCGGCGGAATCGGCCGCCGTGGCCGAAGGCACGGACCTGGAGACGGAGTTGACGCGTACCCCGGAGGGACGCAGCCGCGCAGCCGGGGCGATCAGTGTCGGCGTGATCGACGCCGAAGACGGCTGCTGCGGATGA
- a CDS encoding DUF3046 domain-containing protein: MRLTVFWERMADHFGQGYADSFARDHVMAELGGRTVHQALDAGWEAKDVWRAVCAAMDVPAERR, from the coding sequence ATGCGGTTGACGGTTTTCTGGGAGCGGATGGCGGACCACTTCGGACAGGGGTACGCCGACTCGTTCGCTCGTGACCATGTGATGGCCGAGCTCGGCGGGCGCACGGTGCATCAGGCTCTGGACGCGGGCTGGGAAGCCAAGGACGTCTGGCGCGCGGTGTGCGCGGCGATGGACGTACCGGCCGAAAGGCGCTGA
- a CDS encoding helix-turn-helix domain-containing protein, with the protein MALSSEARSLAARCEPRVNELARRMARESFEELPGYAELPDDVKDLEIAATARHGVRLFLRHVSDQPGSHRLFRERAAQRAEEGMPLHLLLRTHALGVYVLWQALREVARPGEEAALVELVDVLLQSHPTIVGAVAETYLDERSALEAEQRAQRKSLVRGLLDGMVPPGHVLLDQLRLAGPVLVLAVGFDGAPAEGPVAVRRRLRRVQTTLDHAFDVEVLALLEADGGRVIVPRECRPPEDLPRRLGKACDLPVRVAAVNAAGPEAVTDAARTATEILRITRACGLPPALHRMEDVLLEYHLSRRNESSHLISALLDPVADRPELLETLRTHLGHQQERRATAAALGLHPNTVDNRLAKIGERTGIDLSTPRGTALAIAALLLRESEEAPSADGPPVRP; encoded by the coding sequence ATGGCCCTGTCCTCCGAGGCGAGGTCCCTCGCGGCGCGCTGCGAGCCCCGGGTCAACGAACTGGCCCGCAGGATGGCCCGTGAGTCGTTCGAGGAGCTGCCCGGCTACGCGGAGCTCCCCGACGACGTGAAGGACCTGGAGATAGCCGCGACGGCACGCCACGGTGTGCGCCTGTTCCTGCGTCACGTCTCCGATCAGCCCGGCAGCCATCGCCTCTTCCGCGAGCGGGCCGCACAGCGCGCGGAAGAGGGCATGCCGCTGCATCTGCTGCTGCGGACGCACGCTCTGGGCGTCTACGTCCTGTGGCAGGCGCTGCGCGAGGTGGCACGCCCCGGTGAGGAAGCGGCCCTGGTCGAGCTCGTGGACGTGCTGCTGCAGTCGCACCCCACGATCGTCGGAGCCGTGGCCGAGACCTACCTGGACGAGCGTTCCGCCCTGGAGGCCGAGCAGCGCGCCCAGCGCAAGTCCCTGGTCCGCGGTCTGCTCGACGGCATGGTGCCGCCCGGCCATGTGCTGCTCGACCAGCTGCGCCTCGCGGGACCCGTGCTCGTCCTCGCGGTCGGCTTCGACGGGGCGCCGGCCGAGGGCCCCGTAGCGGTACGGCGGCGGCTGCGGCGCGTGCAGACCACCCTGGACCACGCCTTCGATGTGGAGGTGCTCGCGCTCCTGGAGGCCGACGGCGGCCGGGTCATCGTGCCGCGGGAATGCAGGCCCCCCGAAGACCTGCCGCGCCGCCTGGGCAAGGCCTGCGACCTTCCCGTACGCGTGGCCGCCGTAAATGCCGCCGGACCCGAGGCCGTGACGGACGCGGCGCGGACCGCGACCGAGATACTGCGCATCACGCGCGCGTGCGGTCTGCCGCCGGCACTGCACCGCATGGAGGACGTGCTCCTCGAGTACCACCTCTCCCGCCGCAACGAGAGCAGCCACCTCATCTCCGCGCTGCTCGACCCGGTCGCCGACCGCCCCGAGCTCCTGGAGACGTTGCGCACCCACCTGGGTCATCAGCAGGAGCGCAGGGCGACCGCCGCCGCCCTCGGCCTGCACCCCAACACCGTCGACAACCGTCTCGCGAAGATCGGCGAACGCACCGGCATCGACCTGTCTACGCCCCGCGGCACGGCACTCGCCATCGCGGCGCTGCTCCTGCGGGAGTCCGAGGAGGCCCCGTCAGCCGATGGACCGCCCGTACGCCCGTAG
- a CDS encoding MFS transporter yields the protein MSGVQGTSGAWRTTWLLLTFMVVNFADKAVLGLAGPEIRADFGITRQEFGTAQSAFFALFSVAAIGVSALTRKVRTTPLLLVLALMWSAAQLPMLWGAAGFGTLLATRVLLGAAEGPAAPVAMHHVHGWFPQRERALPTAILLVGAAAGVAVASPVLTWVISHWGWRWSFGVVGLIGLVWAGAWRAWGSEGPLAPPVGKETEAEGGAGAAGAASSLGGSFELSVAADTVPLRRILLSGSFVTAAFGAFAAYWLMSTLLTWTPDYLESVVGWDLHQAGTLVGVGALANGAVLLVHGLLAQRSARRGDPPRLPVGAGAGLLMTVAGCAVATFGTTDSMWIKVPLMMGPMALAMVMLTVASTACAQIAPPSRRGLVLGVLTFVYALGGILSPLVLGGMVDRAATVSAGYQQGWLLTSGLLLTAGVLAALFCRPEQAARRLGAPATTGTATPVSPLAPAPPR from the coding sequence ATGAGCGGGGTCCAGGGGACGAGCGGGGCCTGGCGGACCACCTGGCTGCTCCTGACCTTCATGGTCGTGAACTTCGCCGACAAGGCGGTCCTGGGGCTCGCGGGGCCGGAGATCCGGGCGGACTTCGGCATCACCCGCCAGGAGTTCGGTACCGCGCAGTCGGCGTTCTTCGCCCTGTTCTCCGTGGCGGCGATCGGAGTCTCCGCCCTGACCCGGAAGGTGCGCACCACCCCGCTGCTCCTCGTGCTCGCCCTGATGTGGTCGGCGGCCCAGCTGCCGATGCTGTGGGGAGCGGCGGGCTTCGGCACCCTGCTGGCGACAAGGGTGCTGCTCGGCGCGGCCGAGGGGCCCGCGGCACCGGTCGCCATGCATCACGTGCACGGGTGGTTCCCGCAGCGCGAGCGGGCCCTGCCGACTGCGATCCTGCTGGTCGGCGCCGCGGCCGGGGTGGCGGTCGCCTCTCCGGTCCTGACCTGGGTGATCAGCCACTGGGGCTGGCGCTGGTCGTTCGGCGTGGTGGGCCTGATCGGCCTCGTCTGGGCGGGGGCCTGGCGGGCCTGGGGCTCGGAGGGGCCGCTTGCGCCGCCGGTCGGCAAGGAGACGGAAGCCGAGGGGGGCGCGGGAGCCGCAGGAGCCGCGTCCTCCTTAGGAGGCTCTTTTGAGCTCTCCGTAGCGGCCGATACTGTCCCGCTGCGCCGGATCCTCCTGTCGGGGTCCTTCGTGACAGCGGCCTTCGGCGCCTTCGCGGCGTACTGGCTGATGAGCACTCTGTTGACGTGGACGCCCGACTACTTGGAGAGCGTCGTCGGATGGGACCTCCACCAGGCGGGCACGCTGGTGGGCGTGGGAGCCCTCGCCAACGGCGCGGTGCTCCTCGTGCACGGCTTGCTCGCGCAGCGTTCCGCGCGGCGGGGCGACCCACCCCGGCTGCCGGTGGGCGCGGGAGCGGGACTGCTCATGACGGTGGCGGGCTGTGCCGTCGCCACGTTCGGTACGACGGACTCCATGTGGATCAAGGTGCCGCTGATGATGGGCCCGATGGCCCTGGCCATGGTGATGCTCACCGTGGCGTCGACCGCCTGCGCCCAGATCGCCCCGCCCTCCCGGCGAGGCCTCGTCCTCGGTGTCCTGACCTTCGTCTACGCCCTCGGCGGGATCCTCTCCCCGCTGGTCCTCGGCGGCATGGTGGACCGGGCGGCCACGGTGTCCGCGGGCTACCAGCAGGGGTGGTTGCTGACCTCGGGGCTGCTCCTGACCGCAGGCGTCCTCGCGGCGCTCTTCTGCCGTCCGGAACAGGCCGCGCGGCGACTCGGGGCCCCCGCGACGACGGGGACAGCCACACCGGTCAGCCCATTAGCGCCCGCGCCCCCGCGGTGA
- a CDS encoding AraC family transcriptional regulator, whose protein sequence is MAGSAEQARHWRYAELPGVDLLRAHYINKTFVRHTHEHFVIAAIAEGVDVFHHGGADQHAGAGTLALINPDTTHTGRAGAPEGWRYAAVYPSPELVSGIAAETTAIRGTPGFVRPVLEDPYAVTLVHRVLRAADEGNALAADTLLRVTVTRLLRMNGGPVPQRAVRTAGARTAARARGVLEERLADPPSLERLATDLGVGPFALLRAFRDAYGMPPHAWLTDARVRAARRLLDAGTTPAEAAVALGFSDQPHLNRHFTRIVGVPPGAYQRERKNVQDGESAQLVPSGVWQNRRHTQT, encoded by the coding sequence ATGGCAGGTTCGGCGGAGCAGGCGCGGCACTGGCGGTACGCGGAGCTGCCCGGGGTCGACCTGCTGCGTGCCCACTACATCAACAAGACGTTCGTGCGGCACACCCACGAGCACTTCGTGATCGCCGCGATCGCCGAGGGCGTCGACGTCTTCCACCACGGCGGCGCCGACCAGCACGCGGGGGCGGGCACCCTGGCTCTGATCAATCCCGACACCACGCACACCGGCCGGGCCGGTGCACCCGAGGGATGGCGGTACGCGGCGGTCTATCCGTCGCCCGAACTGGTCTCGGGCATCGCCGCGGAGACCACCGCCATTCGAGGGACCCCCGGCTTCGTCCGACCGGTGCTCGAGGACCCGTACGCCGTGACCCTCGTCCACCGGGTGCTGCGAGCCGCCGATGAAGGCAACGCGCTGGCCGCCGACACGTTGCTGCGGGTGACCGTGACCCGGCTGCTGCGGATGAACGGCGGCCCCGTCCCGCAGCGTGCCGTGCGCACGGCCGGTGCCAGGACCGCGGCACGCGCGCGTGGCGTCCTGGAGGAGCGGCTCGCCGACCCACCGAGCCTGGAGCGGCTCGCCACCGATCTCGGAGTCGGCCCCTTCGCCCTGCTGCGGGCCTTCCGTGACGCATACGGAATGCCTCCGCACGCGTGGCTCACCGACGCCCGTGTGCGGGCCGCACGGCGTCTCCTGGACGCGGGAACGACACCCGCTGAAGCGGCGGTCGCCCTGGGCTTCAGCGACCAGCCGCACCTGAACCGGCACTTCACGCGGATCGTCGGGGTGCCGCCCGGGGCCTACCAGCGTGAGCGCAAGAACGTACAAGACGGGGAATCGGCCCAGCTCGTACCGTCCGGTGTGTGGCAGAACAGACGACACACGCAGACATAG
- a CDS encoding AzlD domain-containing protein: MNIWIAIGVTFVGCYLVKLAGLLVPAGALERPLVKRMAALLPVALLAALTAQQAFAEGQVLELDGKALGLAAAAVALLLRAPFLVVIGAAVVVTAGARALMG, from the coding sequence TTGAACATCTGGATCGCGATCGGCGTGACCTTCGTCGGTTGTTACCTCGTGAAACTCGCGGGCCTGCTGGTGCCCGCCGGCGCCTTGGAGCGGCCGCTCGTCAAACGCATGGCCGCCCTGCTCCCTGTGGCTCTGCTGGCCGCGCTCACGGCCCAGCAGGCCTTCGCCGAGGGCCAGGTCCTGGAGCTGGACGGCAAGGCCCTGGGGCTCGCCGCGGCGGCCGTGGCGCTGCTGCTGCGGGCCCCGTTCCTGGTCGTCATCGGAGCGGCGGTGGTCGTCACCGCGGGGGCGCGGGCGCTAATGGGCTGA
- a CDS encoding AzlC family ABC transporter permease — protein MAPGQTEPDDRSTGTPEKPDSAVVRDALGVGVAVGLSGFAFGVTSAGSGLTVLQTCVLSLLVFTGASQFALVGALAGGGNPFTAAAGAFFLGVRNAFYGLRLSQLLALPRAVRPFAAHWVIDETTAVSLAQPTRRAARIGFTVTGLSLYLLWNVTTLLGALGAEAIGDTDAWGLDAAGPAVFLALLAPMLRTTTERAVAAVAVVLGLGLLPVLPAGVPVLVAALAVPMVLYVEGRKASAKGAARSEDTRSGVPNDSQIDSPNDTQREDR, from the coding sequence ATAGCCCCAGGCCAGACGGAGCCCGACGACCGGTCGACCGGCACACCGGAGAAACCCGACTCCGCCGTCGTACGCGACGCCCTCGGCGTCGGGGTCGCCGTCGGGCTCTCCGGTTTCGCCTTCGGAGTGACCTCGGCGGGCAGCGGCCTCACCGTGCTCCAGACCTGCGTGCTCAGCCTGCTGGTCTTCACCGGGGCCTCGCAGTTCGCGCTGGTCGGGGCGCTCGCGGGCGGCGGCAACCCGTTCACCGCGGCGGCGGGCGCCTTCTTCCTCGGCGTGCGCAACGCGTTCTACGGGCTGCGGCTCTCGCAGTTGCTGGCCCTCCCGCGCGCGGTGCGCCCGTTCGCCGCCCACTGGGTCATCGACGAGACCACGGCCGTCTCGCTGGCACAGCCGACCCGGCGCGCCGCCCGCATCGGGTTCACCGTCACCGGACTGAGCCTCTACTTGCTGTGGAACGTCACCACGCTCCTCGGGGCGCTGGGCGCCGAGGCCATCGGGGACACCGACGCGTGGGGGCTCGACGCCGCGGGACCCGCGGTCTTCCTTGCGCTGCTCGCGCCGATGCTGCGGACGACCACGGAGCGGGCCGTGGCGGCGGTCGCGGTCGTCCTGGGGCTCGGCCTGCTGCCGGTGCTGCCGGCGGGTGTGCCGGTCCTGGTGGCCGCGCTCGCCGTGCCGATGGTGCTCTACGTAGAGGGGCGCAAGGCATCCGCCAAGGGAGCCGCACGCTCCGAGGACACCCGGAGTGGCGTCCCGAACGACTCGCAGATCGACAGCCCGAACGACACGCAGAGGGAAGACCGTTGA
- a CDS encoding ATP-dependent helicase, whose protein sequence is MVRSASSAPGAPGALDGFSPATRSWFTGAFSAPTSAQAGAWRAIGEGSDVLVVAPTGSGKTLAAFLAALDQLASTPPPADPKKRCRVLYVSPLKALAVDVERNLRSPLTGIRQESVRLGLPEPEVRVGIRSGDTPPAERRSIATRPPDILITTPESLFLMLTSAARDALAGIETVILDEVHAVAGTKRGAHLALSLERLDELLPRPARRIGLSATVRPVDEVARYLSPQRRVEIVQPPSGKEFDLSVVVPVEDLGELGGSPVADNDQGAERPSIWPHVEERITDLVQAHRSTIVFANSRRLAERLCNRLNEIAYERATGEPLPEDHSPAELMAEAGAAKGAPPVLARAHHGSVSKEQRALVEEDLKAGRLPAVVATSSLELGIDMGAVDLVVQVESPPSVASGLQRVGRAGHQVGAVSTGVVFPKYRGDLVQAAVVTERMRTGSIESLRIPANPLDVLAQQLVATVSLDTWQVDDLLALVRRAASFASLPESAFTAVLDMLAGRYPSDAFAELRPRVVWDRVAGTVTGRPGAQRLAVTSGGTIPDRGLFGVFLAGADPKKGGGRVGELDEEMVYESRVGDVFTLGTSSWRIEDITRDRVLVSPAPGVPGRLPFWKGDQLGRPLELGRAVGAFLREVGSLSRDDARVRLLAAGLDEWAADNVLTYLSEQREACGHIPDDRTIVVERFRDELGDWRVVVHSPFGAQVHAPWALALASRLTERYGMDAQVMHADDGIVLRLPDADLMSLDLLDQEPNDRPLEYDSEQAPVGAGDVAFDKGEVNQIVTDQVGGSALFASRFRECAARALLLPRRSPGKRTPLWQQRQRAAQLLQVASEFGSFPIVLEAVRECLQDVFDVPGLTELMGDIESRKVRLVEITTPEPSPFARSLLFGYVAQFLYEGDSPLAERRAAALSLDSRLLSELLGQAELRELLDAEVLTELEQELQWRTEDRRIKDAEGVADLLRLLGPLTTAELAERGAEPEWAQELASARRAISVRIAGADHWAAIEDAGRLRDALGTALPVGVPEAFMEPVKDPLGDLVARYARTHGPFTSATAAARFGLGVAVTEGALQRLAANGRVVQGEFHPAGIGQEWCDAAVLRRLRRRSLAALRHELEPVPPAALAQFLPQWQNLSGHGLRGVDGLVRAIEQLQGATVPASALEKLVLPSRVSGYAPAMLDELTAAGEVVWAGAGALPGKDGWVSLYLADAAPLLLPQPHPLELTALHQSVLDTLSGGYGLFFRQIADQVRATTHPEASDPQLADAIWDLAWSGRLTNDTLAPMRSLLGSGRTAGSTAHRAKRTMPRGRYGSLTGAARPMASRTGPPTAAGRWSLLPAHEPDPTLRAHALARTLLDRHGVVTRGAVAAEGVEGGFSATYRVLSAFEDSGQARRGYVVEGLGAAQFAMDGAVDRLRAAANARDRADSSPAAMNYSPRPSDTQVLVLAAADPANAYGAALPWPDPPTDAGHKPGRKAGSLVVLVDGELTLYMERGGKTLLAWPVTTDDTPATEDARLHAAAEALAGAARAGSLGTVTVERVNGGSALTSPFAPLLEGAGFHATPRGLRLRA, encoded by the coding sequence ATGGTCAGGTCCGCATCCAGTGCTCCCGGCGCCCCCGGCGCCCTTGACGGGTTCTCCCCCGCGACCCGCAGCTGGTTCACGGGGGCTTTCTCCGCGCCCACGTCCGCGCAGGCCGGGGCGTGGCGGGCCATCGGTGAGGGCTCGGACGTGCTGGTCGTCGCGCCCACCGGCTCGGGCAAGACGCTGGCCGCTTTCCTCGCCGCCCTCGACCAGCTGGCCTCGACCCCGCCGCCCGCCGACCCCAAGAAGCGCTGCCGCGTGCTGTACGTGTCTCCGCTGAAGGCCCTCGCGGTCGATGTCGAGCGCAATCTGCGCAGCCCACTGACCGGCATCCGTCAGGAGTCCGTGCGCCTCGGGCTCCCCGAGCCCGAGGTGCGGGTCGGTATCCGCTCGGGTGACACGCCGCCCGCCGAGCGGCGCTCCATCGCCACGCGCCCGCCGGACATCCTGATCACCACCCCCGAGTCACTTTTCCTGATGCTCACCTCCGCCGCGCGGGACGCGCTGGCCGGCATCGAGACGGTGATCCTGGACGAGGTGCACGCCGTCGCGGGCACCAAGCGCGGCGCCCATCTCGCCCTCTCCCTGGAGCGGCTCGACGAGTTGCTGCCCCGGCCGGCCCGCCGCATCGGCCTGTCGGCGACCGTCCGTCCGGTGGACGAGGTGGCGCGCTATCTGTCCCCGCAGCGCAGGGTGGAGATCGTCCAGCCGCCGTCCGGCAAGGAGTTCGACCTGTCCGTGGTCGTGCCGGTCGAGGATCTCGGGGAGTTGGGCGGCTCGCCAGTTGCGGACAACGACCAGGGCGCGGAGCGTCCCTCGATCTGGCCGCACGTCGAGGAGCGCATCACCGACCTCGTCCAGGCGCACCGCTCGACCATCGTGTTCGCCAACTCACGCCGTCTCGCGGAGCGTCTGTGCAACAGGCTCAACGAGATCGCGTACGAACGCGCGACGGGAGAGCCCCTCCCCGAGGACCACTCCCCCGCGGAGCTGATGGCCGAGGCGGGCGCGGCCAAGGGCGCCCCGCCTGTCCTCGCCCGGGCCCACCACGGCTCGGTCTCCAAGGAACAGCGCGCGCTCGTCGAGGAGGACCTGAAGGCCGGTCGTCTGCCGGCGGTCGTCGCCACCTCCAGCCTGGAGCTCGGCATCGACATGGGCGCGGTCGACCTGGTGGTCCAGGTCGAGTCACCGCCCTCCGTGGCCTCCGGCCTGCAGCGGGTCGGCCGGGCGGGGCACCAGGTGGGCGCGGTCTCCACCGGCGTCGTCTTCCCCAAGTACCGAGGGGACCTGGTGCAGGCCGCCGTGGTCACCGAGCGGATGCGGACCGGCTCCATCGAGTCGCTGCGCATCCCGGCCAACCCCCTGGACGTGCTTGCCCAGCAGCTCGTCGCGACGGTCTCCCTGGACACCTGGCAGGTCGACGACCTGCTCGCCCTGGTCCGCCGGGCCGCCTCCTTCGCCTCGCTCCCCGAGTCGGCGTTCACGGCCGTCCTGGACATGCTCGCTGGACGCTATCCGTCGGACGCCTTCGCGGAGTTGCGCCCCCGGGTGGTGTGGGACCGCGTCGCCGGCACCGTCACCGGGCGGCCGGGAGCGCAGCGCCTCGCGGTCACCTCCGGGGGCACGATCCCGGACCGCGGCCTCTTCGGGGTCTTCCTCGCCGGCGCCGACCCCAAGAAGGGCGGCGGCCGCGTCGGAGAGCTCGACGAAGAGATGGTCTACGAATCCAGGGTGGGCGATGTCTTCACGCTCGGCACCAGTTCCTGGCGCATCGAGGACATCACACGCGACCGCGTGCTCGTCTCCCCCGCTCCCGGCGTCCCGGGCCGGCTCCCCTTCTGGAAGGGCGACCAACTGGGCCGCCCGCTCGAACTGGGCCGTGCGGTGGGCGCGTTCCTCCGGGAGGTCGGCTCCCTCTCGCGTGACGACGCGCGCGTGCGCCTGCTGGCCGCGGGCCTGGACGAATGGGCAGCCGACAACGTCCTGACGTACCTCTCCGAACAGCGTGAGGCCTGCGGCCACATCCCGGACGACCGCACGATCGTGGTCGAGCGCTTCCGCGACGAGCTGGGCGACTGGCGGGTCGTGGTGCACTCCCCGTTCGGCGCGCAGGTGCACGCCCCCTGGGCCCTGGCCCTCGCCTCAAGGCTGACCGAGCGGTACGGCATGGACGCCCAGGTGATGCACGCCGACGACGGCATCGTGCTGCGGCTGCCGGACGCCGACCTGATGAGCCTGGACCTCCTCGACCAGGAACCCAACGACCGCCCCCTGGAGTACGACAGCGAGCAGGCCCCCGTAGGCGCGGGAGACGTCGCCTTCGACAAGGGCGAGGTCAATCAGATCGTCACCGACCAGGTGGGCGGCTCGGCCCTGTTCGCCTCGCGCTTCCGAGAGTGCGCCGCCCGCGCGTTGCTGCTGCCGCGCCGCAGCCCGGGAAAGCGCACGCCCCTCTGGCAGCAGCGCCAGCGCGCCGCACAACTGCTCCAGGTGGCAAGCGAGTTCGGATCGTTCCCCATCGTCCTGGAGGCGGTCAGGGAGTGCCTCCAGGACGTTTTCGACGTCCCCGGCCTCACGGAACTCATGGGCGACATCGAGTCCCGCAAGGTCCGGCTCGTCGAGATCACCACCCCCGAACCGTCCCCGTTCGCCCGCTCACTCCTGTTCGGGTACGTGGCTCAGTTCCTGTACGAGGGTGACTCGCCGCTCGCCGAGCGGCGCGCGGCGGCCCTCTCCCTGGACTCCCGGCTGCTCTCGGAGCTCCTCGGCCAGGCAGAGCTGCGCGAACTGCTCGACGCTGAAGTCCTCACGGAACTCGAGCAGGAGCTCCAGTGGCGCACGGAGGACCGCCGCATCAAGGACGCCGAGGGCGTCGCCGACCTGTTGCGCCTTCTCGGGCCGCTCACCACCGCCGAGTTGGCCGAGCGCGGCGCCGAGCCGGAGTGGGCGCAGGAGCTGGCCTCCGCCCGCCGCGCGATCAGCGTCCGCATCGCGGGGGCCGACCACTGGGCGGCGATCGAGGACGCGGGGCGGCTGCGCGACGCGCTGGGCACCGCCCTGCCGGTCGGTGTCCCGGAGGCGTTCATGGAGCCGGTGAAGGACCCCCTAGGCGACCTCGTCGCGCGGTACGCCCGCACGCACGGCCCGTTCACCTCGGCGACGGCGGCAGCCCGCTTCGGCCTCGGCGTCGCGGTCACGGAGGGTGCGCTGCAGCGCCTTGCCGCCAACGGACGTGTCGTACAGGGCGAGTTCCATCCGGCGGGCATCGGCCAGGAGTGGTGCGACGCGGCCGTCCTGCGCCGGCTGCGCCGCCGCTCACTCGCGGCCCTCCGGCACGAGCTCGAGCCGGTGCCGCCGGCCGCGCTCGCCCAGTTCCTGCCGCAGTGGCAGAACTTGAGCGGGCACGGACTGCGGGGCGTGGACGGGCTCGTGCGGGCCATCGAGCAGTTGCAGGGGGCGACCGTGCCCGCGTCCGCGCTGGAAAAGCTCGTCCTGCCCTCGCGCGTCTCCGGGTACGCACCGGCGATGCTCGACGAACTCACCGCCGCCGGAGAGGTGGTGTGGGCCGGGGCCGGGGCCCTCCCCGGCAAGGACGGCTGGGTCTCCCTGTACCTGGCCGACGCCGCGCCCCTGCTCCTGCCGCAGCCGCATCCGCTGGAGCTCACCGCACTCCACCAGTCGGTCCTCGACACGCTCTCCGGAGGGTACGGCCTCTTCTTCCGCCAGATCGCCGACCAAGTACGCGCCACGACCCACCCCGAAGCCTCGGACCCCCAACTGGCCGACGCCATCTGGGATCTGGCCTGGTCCGGACGGCTCACGAACGACACCCTCGCCCCGATGCGCTCCCTCCTCGGCTCGGGCCGCACCGCGGGATCCACGGCCCACCGCGCCAAGCGCACCATGCCGCGCGGACGCTATGGCTCACTGACGGGCGCCGCCCGCCCCATGGCGTCGCGTACGGGCCCGCCGACAGCGGCGGGCCGCTGGTCACTGCTCCCCGCCCACGAACCCGACCCCACCCTTCGCGCCCACGCCCTGGCCCGCACCCTCCTGGACCGGCACGGCGTGGTCACCCGTGGGGCGGTCGCCGCCGAAGGCGTCGAGGGCGGCTTCTCAGCGACGTACCGCGTCCTGTCCGCCTTCGAGGACAGCGGTCAGGCGCGGCGCGGCTATGTGGTCGAGGGCCTCGGCGCCGCCCAGTTCGCCATGGACGGCGCGGTGGACCGGCTGCGCGCGGCGGCGAACGCCCGTGACCGCGCCGACAGTTCACCGGCCGCCATGAACTACTCCCCACGCCCCTCGGACACCCAGGTCCTTGTCCTGGCCGCCGCCGACCCGGCCAACGCCTACGGGGCCGCACTCCCCTGGCCCGATCCGCCCACCGACGCGGGGCACAAGCCGGGCCGCAAGGCAGGCTCCCTGGTCGTCCTCGTCGACGGCGAACTGACCCTTTACATGGAACGCGGCGGCAAGACCCTGCTGGCCTGGCCCGTGACCACGGACGACACCCCGGCCACGGAGGACGCCCGGCTGCACGCGGCCGCCGAGGCCCTCGCCGGGGCGGCCCGAGCGGGCTCACTCGGCACGGTGACGGTCGAGCGCGTCAACGGCGGCTCCGCCCTGACCTCCCCCTTCGCCCCCCTCCTGGAAGGAGCAGGCTTCCACGCCACCCCTCGGGGCCTACGCCTGCGCGCCTAG